Proteins co-encoded in one Flavobacterium sp. M31R6 genomic window:
- a CDS encoding 5-(carboxyamino)imidazole ribonucleotide synthase has product MNYFSSPFKLGILGGGQLGKMLLFDTRKFDIQTYVLDPSDEAPCKIACNHFFQGDLMDFETVYNFGKQVDVLTFEIELVNLDALEKLENEGLKVYPSPKTLKLIQNKGIQKAFYKENNIPTAPFKRYATLKELVVDLVDSNIQLPFVWKCTEFGYDGNGVKVIRKASDLENLPNVECISETMVPFKNELAVIVCRNPQGEIRTYPVVEMEFHPEANQVEYVICPARIDEKVADKARAIALNVSQQFNHVGLLAVEMFQTEDDEILVNEVAPRPHNSGHYSIEASYTSQFENHLRAILDLPLGNTESKVAGIMVNLSGAEGFSGDVVYENIEKILGWNGVTPHIYGKKQTRPFRKMGHVTIVNEDINEARRIAEDVKNTIRVISTK; this is encoded by the coding sequence ATGAATTATTTTTCATCCCCTTTTAAATTAGGCATACTCGGTGGCGGACAATTAGGCAAAATGCTATTGTTTGACACCCGTAAATTTGATATTCAAACGTATGTACTTGATCCTAGCGACGAAGCTCCTTGCAAAATTGCGTGTAATCATTTTTTTCAAGGCGACTTGATGGATTTTGAAACCGTTTACAATTTTGGAAAACAAGTAGATGTTTTGACTTTTGAGATTGAATTGGTAAATCTTGATGCTTTGGAAAAATTGGAAAACGAAGGCTTAAAAGTATATCCTTCGCCAAAAACACTGAAACTAATACAAAACAAAGGAATTCAGAAAGCGTTTTATAAAGAGAACAATATTCCAACGGCTCCTTTCAAACGTTATGCAACTTTAAAAGAATTGGTAGTGGATTTAGTGGATTCTAATATCCAACTTCCTTTTGTATGGAAGTGTACCGAATTTGGATATGACGGAAACGGCGTAAAAGTCATCAGAAAAGCTTCTGATTTAGAAAATTTACCAAATGTGGAATGTATTTCAGAAACGATGGTTCCTTTCAAAAATGAATTGGCCGTAATTGTATGCCGCAATCCTCAAGGAGAAATAAGAACCTATCCTGTGGTAGAAATGGAATTTCACCCCGAAGCCAATCAAGTAGAATATGTGATTTGCCCTGCCAGAATTGACGAAAAAGTAGCAGACAAAGCAAGAGCAATTGCGCTGAATGTTTCTCAGCAATTCAATCATGTTGGTCTTTTGGCAGTTGAAATGTTCCAAACCGAAGACGATGAAATCTTGGTAAACGAAGTGGCTCCTCGCCCACACAATTCAGGTCATTATTCGATTGAAGCGAGTTATACTTCACAATTTGAAAACCATTTGCGTGCCATTTTAGATTTGCCATTAGGAAATACAGAGAGCAAAGTAGCCGGAATTATGGTCAATCTTTCTGGAGCAGAAGGTTTCTCTGGAGATGTCGTTTATGAAAATATAGAAAAAATATTAGGATGGAATGGCGTTACACCACACATTTACGGCAAGAAACAAACCCGCCCTTTCAGAAAAATGGGACATGTAACAATTGTCAATGAAGACATCAATGAAGCAAGAAGAATTGCCGAGGACGTGAAAAATACGATAAGAGTAATTAGTACAAAATAA
- the purE gene encoding 5-(carboxyamino)imidazole ribonucleotide mutase encodes MSKVAIIMGSISDMPVMQDAIDILKGFDIAVEVDIVSAHRTPEKLFDFSKNAHTRGISVIIAGAGGAAHLPGMVASMSPLPVIGVPVKSSNSIDGWDSVLSILQMPGGVPVATVALNGAKNAGILAAQIIGSADKIVLDKIITYKEGLKEAVYKSSENLNK; translated from the coding sequence ATGAGCAAAGTTGCCATAATAATGGGAAGCATTTCGGATATGCCGGTAATGCAGGATGCCATAGACATTTTAAAAGGATTTGATATAGCGGTAGAAGTCGATATTGTATCGGCACACAGAACCCCTGAAAAGTTATTTGATTTCAGCAAAAATGCCCACACTCGTGGCATTTCGGTGATTATTGCCGGAGCTGGAGGCGCTGCTCATTTACCTGGAATGGTGGCTTCTATGTCTCCGTTACCTGTGATTGGGGTTCCTGTAAAATCTAGCAACTCTATTGATGGTTGGGACAGTGTTTTGTCCATTTTACAAATGCCAGGCGGTGTTCCTGTTGCCACTGTTGCTTTAAACGGAGCAAAAAATGCCGGAATCCTCGCCGCACAAATCATAGGAAGTGCTGATAAAATTGTTTTGGACAAAATCATCACCTATAAAGAAGGACTGAAAGAAGCCGTTTATAAATCTTCTGAAAACTTGAATAAATAA
- a CDS encoding M3 family metallopeptidase, producing the protein MNILLQKFGTKLDTAPFSKIKNEDYLPAFQEAIDLAKAEIDAIVGNTENPTFQNTIEALSFSGDTLDRISSIFFNLNSAETSDEMQKIAQDVSPLLSEFGNDVRLNAALFAKIKMVYEQMDSLSLNPEQTTLLDKQYKSFSRNGANLPEDKKNKLREIDKELSKLSLQFGENVLAETNAFELHLIDEKDLGGLPEGTIEAARSLAKAQEKEGWIFTLDHPSYIPFVTYADNRELRKKMAIAFGARCFQNNEFDNQEIVLKITKLRFERANLLGYKTHAHFVLEERMAESPEKVLSFSNDLLAKAKPAAQKEFDQLSAFAKELDGIEQLEKWDGAYYSEKLKQQLFNLDDEKLKPYFQLEKVLNGAFTIAGKLYGLTFTEVFDIDKYHEEVTTYEVTDKNNELVAVFYADFFPRKGKRNGAWMTSFKSQYIKDGINERPHISNVCNFTKPTETKPSLLTFNEVTTLFHEFGHGLHGMLANTTYPNLSGTSVYWDFVELPSQIMENWCYEPEALALFAHHYETGEVIPQEYVQKIKESASFQEGMATMRQLSFGLLDMGWHGQDPTNITDIKAFETEQFASTQLYPDVAENAMSTAFSHIFQGGYSSGYYSYKWAEVLDADAFDYFLEEGIFNTEVAEKFKENVLSKGGTEHPMILYKRFRGQEPKPDALLKRAGLL; encoded by the coding sequence ATGAATATACTACTTCAAAAATTTGGCACCAAGCTAGATACTGCGCCATTTTCAAAAATAAAAAACGAAGATTATCTTCCTGCTTTTCAGGAAGCTATTGATTTGGCCAAAGCCGAAATTGACGCAATAGTTGGTAACACAGAAAATCCTACTTTTCAAAATACTATTGAAGCGTTATCATTTAGCGGAGACACCTTGGATCGAATTTCAAGTATCTTTTTCAATTTAAATTCGGCTGAAACGAGTGACGAAATGCAAAAAATTGCTCAAGACGTTTCGCCTTTATTATCTGAATTTGGAAATGATGTTCGTTTGAATGCTGCTCTATTTGCCAAAATAAAAATGGTTTATGAGCAAATGGATTCATTGAGCTTGAATCCAGAGCAAACAACACTTCTGGACAAACAATACAAAAGCTTTTCCAGAAATGGAGCTAATTTACCCGAAGACAAGAAAAATAAGTTACGAGAAATCGATAAAGAACTATCGAAATTGAGCTTGCAATTTGGTGAAAATGTTTTGGCTGAAACCAATGCTTTCGAATTGCATCTTATAGATGAAAAGGATTTGGGAGGTTTACCGGAAGGAACCATCGAAGCGGCTCGTTCTTTGGCGAAAGCCCAAGAAAAAGAAGGTTGGATTTTTACATTGGATCATCCAAGCTATATTCCGTTTGTGACGTATGCTGACAATCGTGAATTGCGTAAAAAAATGGCGATTGCTTTTGGTGCCAGATGTTTTCAAAATAACGAATTCGACAATCAGGAGATTGTTTTAAAAATTACTAAACTGCGTTTCGAAAGAGCCAATCTTTTAGGCTATAAAACTCATGCCCATTTTGTTCTTGAAGAGCGCATGGCTGAAAGTCCTGAGAAAGTATTATCGTTTTCCAATGATTTATTGGCCAAAGCCAAACCGGCTGCACAAAAAGAATTTGATCAATTATCGGCTTTCGCCAAAGAATTGGACGGTATTGAGCAACTTGAAAAATGGGATGGTGCTTATTATTCGGAGAAATTGAAACAACAATTATTCAATTTAGATGATGAAAAATTGAAACCTTATTTTCAATTGGAGAAAGTTTTAAATGGTGCTTTCACCATTGCAGGAAAACTGTACGGGCTGACTTTTACTGAGGTTTTCGATATCGACAAATACCATGAAGAAGTAACCACCTATGAAGTAACAGACAAAAACAACGAATTGGTTGCTGTTTTTTATGCCGATTTCTTTCCGAGAAAAGGCAAACGAAATGGTGCTTGGATGACTTCTTTCAAATCACAATACATTAAAGACGGCATAAACGAAAGACCTCATATTTCGAATGTTTGCAACTTTACAAAACCTACTGAAACGAAACCGTCTCTTTTGACATTTAATGAAGTAACGACTTTATTTCACGAATTTGGTCACGGATTGCACGGAATGTTAGCAAATACTACATATCCGAATCTTTCGGGAACATCTGTTTATTGGGACTTTGTGGAATTACCAAGTCAGATTATGGAAAACTGGTGCTATGAACCAGAGGCTTTGGCTTTGTTTGCACACCATTACGAAACCGGTGAAGTTATTCCGCAGGAATATGTACAAAAAATCAAAGAAAGTGCAAGTTTCCAAGAAGGAATGGCAACAATGCGTCAATTGAGTTTTGGACTACTGGATATGGGTTGGCACGGACAAGATCCTACAAACATTACAGACATCAAAGCGTTTGAAACAGAACAATTTGCTTCGACACAATTGTATCCGGACGTAGCAGAAAATGCGATGAGCACTGCTTTTTCGCATATTTTTCAAGGAGGATATTCTTCTGGCTATTACAGCTACAAATGGGCTGAAGTATTGGATGCTGATGCATTTGATTATTTCTTAGAAGAAGGTATATTTAATACTGAAGTAGCAGAGAAATTTAAGGAAAATGTACTTTCAAAAGGAGGAACCGAACACCCAATGATTTTATACAAACGTTTCAGAGGGCAAGAACCAAAACCAGATGCTTTGTTGAAAAGAGCAGGATTGTTATAG
- a CDS encoding GbsR/MarR family transcriptional regulator has protein sequence MEFKEAKNKFVQTWGALGSQWGINKTMAQIHALLMVSNEPVSMEDIMDELQISRGNASMNLRALMDWGIVYKEYKAGERREFFIAEKDLDELASKIARERSKREIKPALKILKEVSSIKTNNTIEEKQFIDQTTKLYDFVLKADNMLDKMTEFNENWLGRLVLKIMK, from the coding sequence ATGGAATTCAAAGAAGCAAAAAATAAATTCGTACAAACTTGGGGAGCTTTAGGTTCACAGTGGGGAATTAATAAAACCATGGCACAAATCCATGCTTTATTGATGGTATCAAACGAGCCTGTTTCGATGGAAGACATTATGGATGAATTACAAATTTCCAGAGGAAATGCTAGCATGAATCTTAGAGCTTTGATGGATTGGGGAATTGTTTACAAAGAATATAAAGCAGGCGAACGTAGAGAATTTTTTATTGCCGAAAAAGATTTAGATGAACTGGCCTCTAAAATTGCCAGAGAAAGAAGTAAACGTGAAATCAAACCTGCTCTTAAAATCCTAAAAGAAGTTTCATCCATAAAAACTAATAATACTATTGAAGAAAAACAATTTATAGACCAAACTACCAAACTTTATGATTTCGTTTTGAAAGCCGATAATATGTTGGACAAAATGACAGAGTTTAATGAAAATTGGTTAGGGCGCTTGGTTCTAAAAATTATGAAGTAA
- a CDS encoding SRPBCC family protein, which produces MTTINLATKIKASKQIVFDVSRNIDIHQQSANKSKEKAIAGITSGLINYNETVTWRGKHFGFYLTHKSRITAMTTPDYFMDEMEEGKFESFQHQHFFEEIDGETIMTDKLQYETPFGIIGKLFNFLFLKRHLTDFLLNRNQILREFSED; this is translated from the coding sequence ATGACAACTATAAACCTCGCAACTAAAATTAAAGCCTCAAAACAAATTGTTTTTGACGTATCTCGAAATATTGATATCCATCAACAATCTGCTAATAAATCTAAAGAAAAAGCTATCGCTGGTATAACTTCTGGATTAATAAATTACAATGAGACTGTAACGTGGAGAGGCAAACATTTTGGATTTTACTTAACCCACAAAAGTCGAATTACTGCGATGACCACTCCTGATTATTTTATGGATGAAATGGAAGAAGGAAAATTCGAATCATTCCAACATCAGCATTTTTTTGAAGAAATAGATGGAGAAACAATTATGACAGATAAACTGCAATATGAAACTCCGTTTGGTATTATTGGAAAATTATTTAATTTTTTATTCTTAAAAAGACATTTAACTGATTTTCTTTTGAATAGAAATCAGATTTTAAGAGAGTTCTCGGAAGATTAA
- a CDS encoding ATP-binding protein → MIIRSLIDRIRDRLNKGKAIVLVGPRQVGKTTLINALLKDISYLFLDGDDSVVIETLSNANTETLKSIIGEYKYVFIDEVQRIPNIGLKLKIIVDQIKEVQVIVSGSSVLDIHNQTQEPLTGRKFEFQMFPVSWNEFENNVGYIKAKQQLELRLLYGMYPDVINNFGNEYEILKNLVSSYLYKDILALTGIRKSEVLEKILQALALQIGSEVSYNEIAQLVGVDKNTVSNYIDLLEKSFVIFRLNSFSRNVRNEIKANRKIYFYDNGVRNMLIGNFNFLEFRQDKGALWENFLISERMKVLSYQNSVAKPYFWRTTQQQEIDYIETVADEVNAFEFKWKTKKVKLPKTFSDNYQGSFTVVTVENFREFLKV, encoded by the coding sequence ATGATAATAAGGAGTTTAATAGATAGAATACGAGATAGGCTGAATAAAGGAAAAGCAATCGTTCTTGTCGGCCCGCGTCAGGTAGGGAAAACGACCTTGATAAATGCATTGTTAAAGGATATTTCGTATTTATTTTTGGACGGAGACGATTCAGTGGTAATAGAAACTTTATCCAATGCTAATACAGAAACCTTAAAGAGTATCATTGGTGAATATAAATATGTTTTTATCGATGAGGTACAGCGGATTCCGAATATAGGATTGAAACTAAAAATCATTGTTGATCAAATAAAAGAAGTCCAAGTTATCGTGAGTGGTTCTTCGGTTTTGGATATTCATAATCAAACGCAAGAACCGCTTACGGGAAGGAAATTTGAGTTCCAAATGTTTCCTGTTTCTTGGAATGAATTCGAAAATAATGTGGGTTATATCAAAGCGAAGCAACAACTCGAACTCCGATTGTTATACGGAATGTATCCAGATGTAATCAATAACTTTGGAAATGAATATGAGATTCTTAAAAATTTAGTGTCGAGTTATTTATACAAAGATATTTTGGCTTTGACAGGCATTCGAAAATCAGAAGTTTTAGAAAAAATTCTGCAAGCTTTGGCGTTACAAATTGGTAGCGAAGTAAGTTACAATGAAATAGCTCAATTGGTGGGTGTTGATAAAAATACGGTTAGTAATTATATTGATTTACTCGAAAAAAGTTTTGTGATTTTTAGGTTGAACAGTTTTAGCCGAAATGTTCGAAATGAAATCAAAGCCAATAGGAAAATATACTTCTATGATAATGGCGTTCGAAATATGTTGATTGGGAATTTTAACTTTTTGGAATTCCGTCAGGACAAAGGAGCGCTTTGGGAAAATTTCTTAATTTCGGAACGAATGAAAGTGTTGAGTTATCAAAATAGTGTAGCAAAACCTTATTTTTGGCGTACGACTCAACAACAAGAAATCGATTATATCGAAACGGTTGCCGATGAAGTCAATGCTTTTGAATTCAAATGGAAAACTAAAAAAGTGAAACTGCCCAAAACTTTTTCGGACAATTATCAAGGGAGTTTTACGGTTGTGACTGTGGAGAATTTCAGGGAGTTTTTGAAGGTTTAA
- the gcvP gene encoding aminomethyl-transferring glycine dehydrogenase: MKTDSFALRHIGPRETDLQHMLKTIGVDSIERLVYETLPDDIRLKAPLALDPAMTEYEYANHITQLGSKNKMFQSYIGLGYNQAIVPAVIQRNIFENPGWYTAYTPYQAEIAQGRLEAILNFQTMVVELTGMEIANASLLDEATAAAEAMALLFDVRTRDQKKNNINKFFVSEEILPQTLSVLQTRSTPIGIELVVGNHETFDFSSDFFGAILQYPGKYGQVNDYTSFIAKAAANEIKVAVAADILSLTKLTPPGEMGAAVVVGTTQRFGIPLGYGGPHAAYFATKDEYKRSMPGRIIGVTVDTNGNRALRMALQTREQHIKRDKATSNICTAQVLLSVMAGMYAVYHGPKGLQYIADKVHSLAATLSNELEKLGLQQTNTAFFDTIVIKADAQKVRTIAEQNEVNFYYIDDNTVSISLNETTSIADINKIVGIFASANGKQATTIETLSEAVHFPEDLARTSSFLQHDVFNQFHSESAMMRYIKMLERKDLSLNHSMISLGSCTMKLNAASEMLPLSNALWNNIHPFAPLDQAQGYQEMLSKLEQQLNVITGFAGTTLQPNSGAQGEYAGLMVIRAYHQSRGDHHRNIALIPSSAHGTNPASAAMAGMKVIVTKTLENGNIDVEDLRQKAIEHKDDLSCLMVTYPSTHGVFESAIIEITRIIHENGGQVYMDGANMNAQVGLTNPATIGADVCHLNLHKTFAIPHGGGGPGVGPICVAEHLVPFLPSNPVIPTGGSSAITGISAAPWGSALVCLISYGYITMLGADGLKEATEHAILNANYIKEKLNGHYDTLYSGEMGRAAHEMILECRPFKQKGIEVTDIAKRLMDYGFHAPTVSFPVAGTLMIEPTESENLEELDRFCDAMIAIRKEIEAATIEDSNNVLKNSPHTLAMLTAETWDFPYSREQAAFPLDYIAENKFWPTVRRADDAYGDRNLVCSCAPIEAYMES, encoded by the coding sequence ATGAAAACAGATTCTTTTGCTTTAAGACACATTGGCCCGAGAGAAACAGATTTACAACACATGTTGAAGACCATAGGAGTTGACTCTATAGAGCGACTTGTTTATGAAACACTTCCGGATGATATTCGTCTAAAAGCACCTCTTGCATTAGACCCTGCCATGACCGAATATGAATATGCCAATCATATCACCCAGCTTGGAAGTAAAAACAAAATGTTTCAATCATACATCGGCTTAGGATACAATCAGGCTATTGTTCCTGCTGTTATTCAAAGAAATATTTTTGAAAACCCAGGATGGTACACTGCTTATACACCTTACCAAGCCGAAATTGCTCAAGGTCGTCTGGAAGCTATTCTAAATTTCCAAACTATGGTAGTTGAACTTACCGGAATGGAAATCGCCAATGCTTCTTTATTGGACGAAGCGACTGCAGCTGCCGAAGCAATGGCTTTATTATTTGATGTAAGAACACGCGATCAAAAGAAAAACAATATCAATAAATTCTTCGTTTCCGAAGAAATATTACCTCAAACTTTATCGGTTTTACAAACTCGTTCTACTCCAATCGGAATAGAATTGGTTGTTGGAAACCACGAAACTTTTGATTTCTCATCAGACTTTTTCGGGGCTATCCTTCAATATCCAGGTAAATATGGTCAAGTAAACGACTATACTTCATTTATTGCAAAAGCTGCAGCAAATGAAATTAAAGTAGCCGTTGCTGCCGATATTTTGAGTTTAACAAAACTAACTCCTCCAGGAGAAATGGGAGCTGCAGTAGTAGTTGGAACCACACAACGTTTCGGAATTCCGTTGGGTTATGGTGGACCACACGCTGCTTATTTTGCTACCAAAGACGAGTACAAAAGATCTATGCCAGGAAGAATCATCGGGGTAACTGTTGATACTAACGGGAATCGTGCTTTGCGTATGGCTTTGCAAACTCGTGAGCAACATATCAAACGCGACAAAGCGACTTCAAATATTTGTACTGCACAAGTTTTACTTTCTGTAATGGCGGGAATGTACGCTGTATATCACGGACCAAAAGGTTTGCAATATATCGCTGATAAAGTTCACTCTTTGGCAGCTACTTTGTCTAACGAATTAGAGAAACTAGGTTTGCAACAAACCAATACTGCTTTCTTCGATACAATCGTTATCAAAGCAGATGCTCAAAAAGTTCGCACTATTGCAGAACAAAACGAAGTAAACTTCTACTACATCGACGACAATACGGTTTCAATCTCTTTGAATGAAACGACAAGTATCGCCGACATCAATAAAATTGTTGGTATTTTCGCTTCCGCAAATGGTAAGCAAGCAACAACAATCGAAACTTTATCAGAAGCCGTTCATTTCCCTGAGGATTTAGCAAGAACATCTTCTTTCTTACAACACGATGTTTTCAACCAATTCCACTCAGAATCAGCAATGATGCGTTACATCAAAATGTTGGAGCGTAAAGATTTATCATTGAATCACTCGATGATTTCTCTAGGATCTTGTACAATGAAACTGAATGCAGCTTCAGAGATGTTACCATTAAGCAATGCACTTTGGAACAACATTCACCCTTTTGCACCGCTAGACCAAGCACAAGGATACCAAGAAATGTTATCTAAATTGGAACAACAATTAAACGTAATTACCGGTTTTGCAGGAACAACTTTGCAGCCTAACTCAGGAGCGCAAGGAGAATATGCAGGATTAATGGTTATTCGTGCGTACCACCAATCTCGTGGTGATCACCACAGAAACATTGCTTTAATTCCATCATCGGCTCACGGAACCAATCCAGCTTCTGCAGCTATGGCGGGTATGAAAGTAATCGTAACCAAAACATTAGAAAACGGTAATATTGACGTAGAAGATTTGCGTCAAAAAGCAATTGAGCACAAAGATGACCTTTCTTGTTTGATGGTTACTTATCCGTCGACTCACGGGGTTTTTGAAAGTGCTATTATCGAAATCACAAGAATTATCCACGAAAACGGTGGACAAGTTTATATGGACGGAGCCAATATGAATGCACAAGTTGGTTTGACCAACCCTGCAACTATTGGAGCAGACGTTTGTCACTTGAACCTTCACAAAACATTCGCCATCCCTCACGGTGGTGGTGGACCAGGTGTTGGACCAATTTGCGTTGCGGAGCACTTAGTTCCTTTCTTGCCATCAAACCCAGTTATCCCAACAGGAGGAAGCAGTGCGATTACAGGTATTTCTGCAGCACCTTGGGGATCGGCATTGGTGTGTTTGATCTCTTACGGTTACATCACAATGTTAGGCGCCGATGGATTAAAAGAAGCTACTGAACACGCTATCTTAAACGCCAATTACATCAAAGAAAAATTAAACGGTCACTACGATACGTTATACTCTGGTGAAATGGGTCGTGCGGCTCACGAAATGATTTTAGAATGTCGTCCTTTCAAACAAAAAGGAATCGAAGTTACCGATATCGCAAAACGTTTAATGGATTATGGTTTCCACGCACCAACCGTTTCTTTCCCAGTGGCAGGAACCTTGATGATCGAACCAACCGAAAGTGAAAACCTGGAAGAATTAGACCGTTTTTGTGATGCTATGATTGCCATTCGTAAAGAAATCGAAGCAGCAACTATCGAAGACAGTAACAACGTATTGAAAAATTCACCTCATACATTGGCAATGCTTACTGCCGAAACTTGGGATTTCCCATACAGCAGAGAGCAAGCCGCTTTCCCACTCGATTACATCGCCGAAAACAAATTCTGGCCTACCGTTCGTAGAGCCGATGATGCTTACGGTGACAGAAACCTAGTGTGTAGCTGTGCGCCTATCGAGGCTTATATGGAAAGTTAG
- a CDS encoding TonB-dependent receptor plug domain-containing protein: protein MKISKILLTICLSFVFFGYGQNRLTGKVVDFNNKPVAKAKIYLDSIYSKVTTDKNGDFEVSIPAKVGTINVYSHEYGLLSSKYNNENKMSFVFLEADQSKKTEKGNDVSIAYSKSEDKYVAKSQGKSTQSDKSNYNTIYDMIRGKVPGVTVSRDHKITIQGVSSINYASEPLFVVDGMIVSNIDYLIPNNVKSIRVLKGAEASYYGSQGSSGVIVITTIK from the coding sequence ATGAAAATTTCAAAAATATTACTTACTATTTGTTTATCATTTGTGTTTTTTGGATACGGTCAAAATAGACTAACTGGGAAGGTCGTGGATTTTAACAATAAACCTGTTGCAAAAGCTAAAATATATCTAGATTCCATATACTCCAAAGTAACAACAGATAAGAATGGAGATTTTGAAGTTTCAATTCCTGCAAAGGTGGGCACAATTAATGTTTACTCTCATGAATACGGATTATTATCTTCTAAATATAATAATGAAAACAAGATGAGTTTTGTGTTTTTAGAAGCCGATCAATCAAAAAAAACAGAAAAAGGGAATGATGTCTCAATTGCATATTCAAAATCAGAAGACAAATATGTTGCCAAATCTCAAGGTAAAAGTACCCAAAGTGACAAGAGTAATTACAATACTATCTACGACATGATAAGAGGCAAAGTACCCGGAGTGACCGTTTCAAGAGATCACAAAATAACCATTCAGGGAGTTAGTTCAATAAATTATGCTTCTGAGCCATTATTTGTTGTTGACGGGATGATAGTATCAAATATCGATTATCTTATTCCTAATAATGTAAAATCAATAAGGGTTTTAAAAGGCGCTGAAGCTTCTTATTATGGATCTCAAGGATCTAGTGGTGTTATAGTAATAACGACAATAAAATAA
- a CDS encoding 3-oxoacyl-ACP synthase III family protein — MKIKITGIGSYIPEKKISNTDFSEHVFLNEDGSPFAYPNEVVINKFKGITGIEKRRYAEDKYTASDLAFFASQKAIENAGIDPETLDYIIFAHNFGDVKYGTTQSDIIPSLATRVKHQLQIKNPKCVAYDILFGCPGWIEGVLQANAFIKSGMAKKCLVIGGETLSRVVDAHDRDSMIYSDGAGASVIEASDDETGMLSYESATYAAEEANFLYFGKSYNPDLDPDTKYIKMYGRKIYEFALSQVPAAMKSCLDQSGLGINDVKKILIHQANEKMDEAIIHRFYKLYGQTPPKDVMPMSIHELGNSSVATVPTLFDLLIRGQIEDQEIHKGDVLIFASVGAGMNINAFVYRY, encoded by the coding sequence ATGAAAATAAAAATAACTGGTATAGGAAGCTATATTCCTGAGAAAAAGATTAGCAACACCGATTTTAGTGAACATGTGTTTTTAAATGAAGATGGTTCACCTTTTGCTTATCCAAACGAAGTCGTAATTAACAAATTCAAAGGTATTACGGGTATCGAAAAAAGAAGATATGCCGAGGATAAATACACTGCCTCAGACTTAGCGTTTTTCGCCTCCCAAAAAGCGATAGAGAACGCAGGAATAGATCCAGAAACCTTGGACTATATCATTTTTGCACACAATTTTGGAGATGTAAAATACGGTACAACCCAATCGGATATTATCCCAAGTTTGGCCACAAGAGTAAAACATCAATTACAAATAAAGAATCCAAAATGCGTTGCTTACGATATCCTTTTTGGATGCCCAGGCTGGATTGAAGGCGTATTGCAAGCCAATGCATTCATAAAATCGGGTATGGCAAAAAAGTGCCTTGTCATAGGTGGCGAAACATTGTCCCGAGTAGTAGATGCCCACGACAGAGATTCCATGATCTACTCTGATGGAGCCGGAGCTTCTGTGATAGAAGCCTCAGATGACGAAACTGGAATGTTATCTTACGAAAGCGCTACGTATGCAGCAGAAGAAGCCAACTTTCTTTATTTCGGAAAATCATACAACCCAGATTTAGATCCCGACACTAAGTACATCAAAATGTACGGTCGTAAAATTTATGAATTTGCTTTAAGCCAGGTTCCTGCAGCCATGAAAAGCTGTTTGGATCAAAGTGGCCTGGGGATTAATGATGTTAAAAAAATCCTCATTCACCAAGCCAACGAAAAAATGGATGAAGCCATCATTCATCGTTTTTACAAATTATACGGGCAAACTCCCCCAAAAGACGTTATGCCAATGAGCATACACGAACTTGGAAACAGCAGTGTTGCAACCGTGCCTACCCTTTTTGACCTTTTGATTAGAGGACAAATCGAGGACCAAGAAATCCACAAAGGAGATGTACTCATTTTTGCTTCTGTGGGAGCAGGAATGAACATCAATGCATTTGTTTATCGATATTAA